One genomic segment of Fervidobacterium pennivorans includes these proteins:
- the fliE gene encoding flagellar hook-basal body complex protein FliE, translating to MVDKIGGINHLKQNVSINQSVKKQNESEFSKVLSNALKNVNEQQKNVEKMADDFAMGKVSNIHELIVEAEKASISLRLTVEVRNKIVEAYREIMRMQF from the coding sequence GTGGTGGATAAAATTGGAGGGATTAACCATCTAAAACAGAATGTTTCAATTAATCAAAGCGTTAAAAAACAAAACGAAAGTGAATTTAGCAAAGTACTGTCAAATGCATTAAAGAATGTGAATGAACAGCAAAAGAATGTTGAGAAAATGGCTGATGATTTTGCCATGGGAAAGGTGAGTAACATACACGAACTCATTGTTGAAGCCGAAAAGGCGTCTATATCGTTAAGGTTAACTGTTGAGGTGAGAAACAAGATAGTGGAAGCTTATAGGGAAATTATGAGGATGCAGTTCTAA
- a CDS encoding DDE-type integrase/transposase/recombinase, with amino-acid sequence MNNSTLSCPKCGSTSLYKNGHDKYGNQQFLCKLCHHSFKLSHSHKRKNFPFPYPKCTSCGKSMQIYKVRRSFVVFRCRACRTKDRVPFNLPEPVTLIPEKFKYFRFPIFFVLKAFVLYMKHNMSYRSLAHSLNIKVSHVTIYKWVIKLCTLFSVLFPTFTIENVFSVHADETVLVFKEQKYYVWLLVDHETNLILCWHVSKYRDMGQVKVLLEKFFGNSKPRNIELITDGLGAYESAVKLLFRNINHVVVPLGKNNQCESKFSLLKDFFRLKRGLKNTKNLAKYIQGFCVVKNLWKTHNGNINRILSQLHSFITTS; translated from the coding sequence ATGAACAACTCAACGCTCTCTTGTCCAAAATGCGGTTCCACCAGCTTATACAAAAACGGTCATGACAAATACGGTAACCAACAATTCCTTTGCAAACTCTGCCATCATTCTTTCAAACTCTCCCATTCTCACAAACGCAAAAACTTCCCTTTCCCTTATCCCAAATGCACTTCTTGTGGTAAATCTATGCAAATTTACAAAGTCCGTCGCTCTTTCGTTGTCTTCCGTTGTAGAGCTTGTCGTACCAAAGATAGAGTACCTTTTAACCTCCCCGAACCAGTCACCCTTATTCCTGAGAAATTTAAATATTTCCGCTTCCCTATCTTTTTCGTCTTAAAGGCTTTTGTTTTGTATATGAAACACAATATGTCTTATCGCTCTCTTGCTCATTCTCTTAATATCAAAGTATCTCATGTCACCATATATAAATGGGTTATTAAACTGTGTACTTTATTCTCTGTACTTTTTCCAACATTTACCATCGAAAATGTTTTCTCAGTTCATGCTGATGAAACTGTTCTTGTGTTCAAAGAACAAAAGTACTATGTTTGGCTATTAGTTGATCACGAAACTAACTTAATTCTTTGTTGGCATGTCTCAAAGTATCGTGATATGGGACAAGTCAAAGTATTGCTCGAGAAGTTCTTTGGTAATTCAAAACCTAGAAACATTGAACTTATTACTGATGGACTTGGTGCATATGAAAGTGCAGTAAAGCTGTTGTTCAGAAATATCAATCACGTAGTGGTACCGCTCGGTAAAAACAATCAATGTGAATCTAAGTTTTCATTGTTGAAAGACTTTTTCCGACTCAAGCGAGGGCTGAAGAATACGAAGAACTTAGCGAAATATATTCAAGGATTTTGTGTAGTGAAGAATCTTTGGAAAACGCACAATGGCAATATCAATCGCATTCTTTCACAATTACACTCTTTCATCACTACAAGTTAA
- the tyrS gene encoding tyrosine--tRNA ligase produces the protein MSTVKLPPEEQLKILKRNCVDLVSEEELFERLKTGRPLRVKLGVDPSRPDLHLGHAVVLKKLKQFQDLGHQVVLIIGDFTAMIGDPSGRNTTRPMLSREEVMENAKTYAEQAFMILDKGKTEIRYNNEWLGKMTFADVVKLASKYTVARMLEREDFAKRYAEGTPISISEFLYPLAQAYDSVAIQADVELGGTDQLFNLMVGRKIQEEYGQTPQIVMTMPIIEGTDGKLKMSKSYGNYVGFTDEPKDMYGKIMSIPDELIVKYARLLTDADEDFLSKMEKEINEKTVNPRDYKMWLAREIVRQFHGEQAAKEAEEYFVTVFQKKENPDEMPEKVVELGVYNVVELLFNLGIGTKSEIKRLITQGGVYWDNNRVDNFKATVPVVGEHILRVGKRVFIKILGNQSK, from the coding sequence TTGTCCACGGTAAAACTTCCTCCCGAAGAACAGCTAAAGATATTGAAAAGAAATTGCGTAGACTTGGTTTCAGAAGAAGAATTGTTTGAGAGATTGAAAACTGGAAGGCCCTTGAGAGTAAAGTTGGGAGTAGACCCTTCGAGACCAGATTTACATCTAGGTCATGCAGTAGTTTTGAAAAAACTTAAACAATTTCAAGACTTAGGGCACCAGGTTGTATTAATCATTGGTGATTTTACCGCAATGATAGGTGACCCGTCAGGAAGAAACACAACCAGACCCATGCTCTCAAGAGAAGAGGTCATGGAAAATGCAAAAACATACGCGGAACAAGCCTTCATGATTCTTGACAAAGGCAAAACAGAAATTCGCTACAACAACGAATGGCTCGGGAAAATGACATTCGCCGATGTTGTAAAATTGGCTTCAAAATACACAGTTGCAAGAATGCTTGAAAGAGAAGATTTCGCAAAACGGTACGCAGAAGGCACACCTATCAGTATCTCTGAGTTTTTGTATCCACTAGCACAAGCTTATGATTCTGTTGCTATCCAGGCGGACGTAGAACTCGGGGGAACTGACCAGCTATTTAACCTCATGGTTGGAAGAAAAATACAGGAAGAATACGGACAAACACCCCAGATAGTTATGACAATGCCAATAATTGAAGGAACTGACGGAAAGCTCAAAATGAGCAAAAGCTATGGAAACTACGTAGGTTTCACCGACGAACCAAAAGATATGTATGGTAAAATAATGTCGATACCAGATGAGTTAATCGTGAAATACGCAAGATTGTTGACAGATGCGGATGAAGATTTTCTGAGCAAAATGGAAAAAGAGATAAACGAAAAGACAGTCAATCCAAGAGATTACAAAATGTGGCTTGCAAGAGAAATAGTCAGACAATTCCATGGGGAGCAGGCAGCGAAAGAAGCGGAAGAATATTTTGTTACGGTTTTCCAGAAAAAAGAAAACCCCGACGAGATGCCAGAAAAAGTTGTTGAACTCGGTGTATACAACGTTGTAGAACTGCTCTTTAACCTGGGAATAGGCACGAAAAGTGAGATAAAAAGATTAATTACGCAAGGTGGAGTTTATTGGGACAACAACCGTGTTGACAACTTTAAAGCAACGGTTCCTGTTGTGGGAGAACACATTCTAAGAGTTGGGAAGCGTGTATTTATAAAGATTTTAGGTAATCAGAGCAAATAA
- the ruvC gene encoding crossover junction endodeoxyribonuclease RuvC produces MRILGIDPGYGIVGYGVVEKTGNRIVHVAHGAITTGKEEHFEDRLDYIYSEISKIISTYNPSLVAIESLYFYKNAKTAIYVGEARGVILLAIKHSGIPFVEFTPHQVKQTVTGYGRAEKSQIQKVMKMLLKLYEVPKPDDAADALAVAWCAAVTSSGSGQLGLLNQFNQK; encoded by the coding sequence ATGCGGATACTTGGTATAGATCCAGGATATGGTATTGTGGGTTACGGGGTTGTGGAGAAGACTGGAAATAGGATAGTTCATGTAGCCCATGGTGCTATTACAACTGGCAAAGAAGAGCATTTTGAAGATAGATTGGATTACATTTATTCTGAGATTTCTAAAATTATCTCCACTTACAATCCATCACTTGTAGCCATCGAAAGTTTGTATTTTTACAAAAATGCGAAAACTGCCATTTATGTTGGTGAAGCACGTGGGGTTATCCTTCTTGCGATAAAACATTCTGGAATTCCTTTTGTTGAATTTACCCCCCATCAGGTGAAACAAACGGTAACGGGATACGGTCGTGCTGAAAAGTCTCAAATCCAAAAAGTTATGAAGATGCTTTTAAAACTCTACGAGGTCCCTAAACCAGACGACGCAGCTGATGCACTTGCTGTGGCCTGGTGTGCTGCAGTAACCTCTTCTGGTTCCGGACAATTAGGCTTGTTAAACCAATTTAATCAGAAATGA
- the flgC gene encoding flagellar basal body rod protein FlgC translates to MQSEFNIMNISATGLSAQRFRIELISTNIANSETTRTEKGEPYRRKVPVFQELVRNIQGRRENSGVIVKSVYEDPSDFRIVYDPTHPDADENGYVKLPNVNIIREMVDMINAQRAYEANATAINTTKAMITSALQIGR, encoded by the coding sequence ATGCAGAGCGAATTCAATATAATGAACATTTCAGCGACAGGATTATCAGCTCAAAGGTTTAGAATAGAGCTTATTTCTACAAACATAGCAAACTCGGAGACGACAAGAACAGAAAAGGGTGAACCATACAGAAGAAAAGTGCCTGTTTTTCAAGAATTAGTAAGAAACATTCAAGGAAGGCGAGAAAATTCAGGTGTAATTGTGAAAAGTGTTTACGAAGACCCTTCGGACTTCAGAATTGTTTATGACCCAACGCACCCAGATGCGGATGAAAATGGTTACGTGAAACTTCCAAATGTTAATATCATACGCGAGATGGTAGATATGATAAACGCCCAAAGGGCATACGAAGCGAACGCAACAGCCATAAACACAACAAAAGCAATGATAACTTCCGCCCTACAGATAGGGAGGTGA
- the queA gene encoding tRNA preQ1(34) S-adenosylmethionine ribosyltransferase-isomerase QueA produces MKPVDLYKLEAYDYTLPEELIAQEPVEPRDHSRLMVVNRKTQEIEHRIFKDIVEYLNAGDLLVFNTSKVIPARIIGRKPTGAKVELLLLEKIEPGVWKCLVKPGKAIKEGTEIIFDVHNNEIALTAKCVGRAEEGTRLVEFSTKNDNEIFALGKVPLPHYISNDNIDFERYQTVYAKYEGSVAAPTAGLHFTEQLLERIREKGILTAEVVLHVGIGTFRPVKVEDIRQHKMHEEYYVVPEETVHIIEQVKNEGGKVFAVGTTSVRTLETIARLPKAPSYSGKTDIFIYPSFEFKLVDALITNFHLPKSSLIMLVSAFAGYELIMKAYKIAVEERYRFFSFGDAMLIL; encoded by the coding sequence ATGAAGCCAGTTGACTTGTATAAACTAGAAGCATATGATTATACCCTTCCCGAAGAATTAATTGCTCAGGAACCTGTAGAACCACGGGACCATTCAAGGCTCATGGTAGTGAACAGAAAAACGCAAGAAATTGAGCACAGGATTTTTAAAGACATTGTGGAGTATTTAAATGCTGGGGACCTTCTGGTATTTAACACTTCGAAAGTGATTCCAGCAAGGATAATAGGCAGAAAACCTACAGGTGCAAAAGTCGAACTGCTTTTGCTTGAGAAGATTGAACCAGGCGTATGGAAGTGCCTTGTTAAGCCAGGTAAGGCGATAAAGGAAGGAACAGAAATTATTTTTGATGTTCACAACAACGAAATCGCGTTGACAGCCAAATGTGTAGGAAGAGCCGAAGAAGGTACACGACTTGTTGAATTTTCAACAAAAAATGACAACGAAATCTTTGCGTTAGGAAAAGTTCCTTTACCACATTATATAAGCAATGACAATATAGATTTTGAAAGATATCAAACTGTGTATGCAAAATATGAAGGTAGCGTTGCTGCTCCTACTGCTGGGTTACATTTCACGGAACAGCTATTGGAAAGGATTCGAGAGAAGGGTATTCTCACTGCTGAGGTTGTACTCCACGTTGGCATTGGGACGTTCAGACCTGTTAAAGTTGAAGACATCCGTCAACACAAAATGCATGAAGAATATTACGTTGTCCCTGAAGAAACAGTTCATATAATTGAGCAAGTAAAAAACGAAGGTGGGAAAGTTTTCGCTGTTGGAACCACAAGTGTGCGAACGTTGGAGACCATCGCTCGTCTCCCCAAAGCGCCATCTTATTCTGGAAAAACAGATATATTTATCTATCCGTCTTTCGAGTTCAAACTTGTTGATGCGTTAATTACCAATTTTCATCTTCCAAAATCATCTTTGATAATGCTTGTTAGTGCATTTGCCGGCTATGAGTTGATAATGAAGGCTTACAAAATTGCTGTTGAGGAAAGGTATAGATTCTTCTCTTTTGGTGATGCAATGCTCATACTTTAA
- the secG gene encoding preprotein translocase subunit SecG, with product MLAVLLLVIHTIIAVGLIWMVMQEMTKFAELGGAFGSGAAYTMFGRKKGLDTSGKITVALAVAFFIMCFLTSWVLSR from the coding sequence ATGTTGGCAGTTCTTTTACTAGTCATCCACACGATTATTGCAGTTGGTTTGATTTGGATGGTTATGCAAGAAATGACAAAGTTTGCAGAACTTGGTGGTGCTTTTGGAAGTGGTGCTGCCTATACGATGTTTGGCAGAAAAAAAGGATTAGATACTTCAGGTAAAATAACCGTTGCGTTGGCTGTTGCGTTCTTTATTATGTGCTTTTTAACATCCTGGGTATTGTCCAGGTAA
- the rpsO gene encoding 30S ribosomal protein S15, with product MEKQDIIKEFQIHDADTGSTAVQIALLTARIRHLTEHLKKHPKDYHSRRGLMKMVGRRRKMLKYLMKKDPELYKQLLEKLALRK from the coding sequence ATGGAAAAGCAGGACATCATTAAGGAATTCCAGATTCATGACGCAGACACTGGAAGCACAGCGGTCCAGATAGCACTTTTAACAGCTCGCATAAGACACTTGACAGAACATTTAAAGAAACATCCAAAAGACTATCACTCCAGACGGGGACTCATGAAGATGGTTGGACGCAGAAGAAAGATGCTCAAGTACCTGATGAAGAAAGACCCCGAACTTTACAAACAACTCCTTGAAAAGTTGGCATTGAGAAAGTAA
- the flgB gene encoding flagellar basal body rod protein FlgB encodes MFNSNFETLKVAMDVQMKRQELHAQNIANAETPGYKRKYVAFEEYLQESKMKLKLTTTNQRHLPTSPKIVTAKEVKMKNTSLTNDQNNVDIDMEVTEMVKDALRYQVLSRLMSANIDRYNTVIRNTR; translated from the coding sequence ATATTCAACTCAAACTTTGAAACTCTCAAGGTAGCAATGGATGTTCAAATGAAAAGGCAAGAGCTACATGCTCAAAACATTGCTAATGCCGAAACTCCTGGATACAAGCGAAAATATGTAGCATTTGAAGAGTATTTGCAAGAATCAAAGATGAAATTGAAACTGACAACAACAAACCAAAGACATCTTCCCACATCACCGAAGATTGTGACTGCGAAGGAAGTTAAAATGAAGAATACCTCGCTAACCAACGACCAGAATAATGTTGACATAGACATGGAAGTCACAGAAATGGTGAAAGATGCACTTAGATATCAGGTTCTCTCAAGATTGATGAGTGCAAATATCGATAGATATAACACAGTGATTAGGAATACTAGGTAG
- a CDS encoding PolC-type DNA polymerase III: MYHVFDVSKNLKDISKKIGIQAEGVIKKIIYDRKRESVSFVIQDFKGDVHSLKSVLESFIGVHIDLVLENETNGQMESLETLHEKVMQQLNGSGKYVEKIEINGEQLKIYALGEFGKAHVISRLKKIKHSLPFKEYTIDVIEQTYESSPRDLVVNGVSQNSAHSPQAKTSEKFKGTDENSAVHPSGLTELTNFNPSILKTLYSPSEPPQVKKRAKLYGKIFKIDRVSDEIINVYITDKKDSILGKVFNSKVKELEEHLVEGGWYIFNGSMNYDKNGNLFFKIDSATEIPSLDRMDNAIEKRIELHAHTKMSDLDSVLDVAEYVKTAKKWGWEAIAITDHGNVQSIPEFYELAKSEGLKPIFGCELYIANDPKKIMMNEIEGSIESATYVVLDLETTGLNPRLDEIMEIGAVKIVEGRIADEFHTLVKPTTLKEKSLQITGITEEMLKDAPEIGEVIDKLWEFLKDAVLVAHNADFDISFLKHTFARFGKEFNPPYIDTLRLSQALLRNQMKAFSLDKLVEHFKLGKFQHHRALDDARVTARVFLELVELLKKKSITTFDRINKLVEHINPLSKHPQHLTVLVQNRTGLKNLYKLISKSHTETFFAVPQVLRSDLEKRREGLLLGTGCANSEVFEIALEGDKDALNEILKFYDYVEIMPLDTITSEEFTKEEAKKAYRLLYEVAKELNIPVVLVSNAHFLDPEDIKARKVLLAPQSNIEDADANYYLRTTDEMLQAAIEIFEDEKIAKEVVIENPRKVAGLIEEIKPLEKQLHPPKIEGAEEKLKEMTYKRAYELYGNPLPEIVEKRIEKELNSIIGHGYAVLYMIAHLIVKKAGEDGYVVGSRGSVGSSLVAHLVGITEVNPLPAHYRCPDCKYFELHEEVSSGYDLPDKRCPKCGAKLEKAGQDIPFEVFMGFEGDKVPDIDLNFSGEYQDRAHKFIEELFGKSHVFRAGTISTIADRSAIGYVRAYMEDKNGNIVNPLNPAEQERLAMYVTGVKRTTGQHPGGLMIVPSDYDIHDFTPYQHPANDKKSGVYTTHFAYEAIHDDLVKLDALGHDDPTMIKLLYEYSGVDPMTIPMDDKATMSIFSSVKALGVDPEELGTDVGTIGIPEFGTDFVMGMLRETKPKTFAELVRISGLSHGTDVWLGNAQTLIEKKIATLSEVISCRDDIMIYLIHKGVPPSSAFKIMENVRKGKGLKEEEEKLMREYNVPEWFIESCKKIKYLFPKAHAVAYVSMAFRIAYFKVHYPLAFYASFFSTKGDEFDAELILKGKEAIKKRLIELNNSPKKDVKEKNEEKVLEAALEMILRGFGFKKPDLRRSHHSRFIIDGKDLLIPFNKIHGIGDNVAKSIVQQRELKMFTSVEDLMTRAKVTKAQVEVLKRLGVLDGLPETDQAFLF, translated from the coding sequence ATGTATCACGTATTTGATGTTTCCAAAAACCTTAAAGATATCTCAAAGAAAATAGGTATACAAGCAGAAGGTGTAATCAAAAAGATCATCTACGACCGGAAAAGAGAGTCGGTCTCTTTCGTTATACAAGATTTCAAAGGTGATGTGCATTCTTTGAAAAGCGTGCTTGAGAGTTTCATCGGTGTTCACATCGATTTGGTTCTTGAGAATGAAACAAACGGACAGATGGAAAGCTTAGAAACGTTACATGAAAAGGTAATGCAACAATTAAACGGTTCAGGAAAATACGTAGAAAAGATAGAGATAAATGGAGAACAACTCAAGATATATGCTCTTGGTGAATTCGGAAAGGCACATGTGATTTCCAGACTGAAAAAAATAAAGCATTCTCTGCCATTCAAAGAATACACTATTGACGTTATTGAACAAACCTATGAATCTTCTCCAAGGGACCTAGTGGTAAATGGAGTATCACAGAATTCTGCTCATTCACCTCAAGCAAAAACGAGTGAAAAATTTAAAGGAACTGATGAAAATAGCGCAGTTCATCCTTCGGGACTTACCGAACTTACAAACTTCAATCCTTCTATTCTCAAAACACTTTACAGTCCATCAGAACCTCCACAAGTTAAAAAGAGAGCAAAACTTTACGGAAAGATATTCAAAATTGATAGAGTATCTGATGAGATAATTAATGTCTACATCACAGATAAGAAAGATTCCATCCTTGGTAAAGTCTTCAATTCAAAGGTAAAGGAGTTGGAAGAACACCTTGTAGAAGGTGGTTGGTATATATTCAATGGTTCGATGAATTACGACAAGAACGGAAATCTCTTTTTCAAAATAGATTCCGCAACAGAAATCCCTTCGCTTGATAGAATGGACAATGCTATTGAGAAACGTATAGAACTCCATGCACACACAAAGATGAGTGATTTGGATAGTGTGCTCGACGTTGCCGAATACGTCAAAACCGCTAAAAAATGGGGTTGGGAAGCTATCGCAATAACTGACCACGGAAACGTTCAGAGCATTCCAGAGTTTTACGAACTTGCGAAGTCTGAAGGTTTGAAACCCATCTTTGGTTGTGAGCTTTACATTGCAAACGACCCAAAGAAAATAATGATGAACGAAATAGAGGGTTCGATTGAAAGTGCAACTTACGTGGTTCTTGACTTAGAAACGACAGGTTTGAACCCCAGGCTTGATGAAATCATGGAAATTGGTGCTGTAAAAATTGTGGAAGGGCGAATTGCTGATGAATTCCACACGTTAGTAAAACCAACAACGTTGAAAGAAAAGAGTCTGCAAATCACTGGTATTACAGAAGAGATGTTGAAAGATGCCCCAGAAATTGGTGAAGTAATTGACAAGCTATGGGAATTTTTGAAAGATGCGGTTCTTGTTGCACACAACGCAGATTTCGACATCAGCTTTTTGAAGCACACATTTGCAAGATTTGGAAAAGAGTTCAACCCACCGTACATAGACACACTCAGGCTATCTCAAGCACTCTTGAGGAACCAAATGAAAGCCTTCTCACTCGACAAACTTGTCGAACATTTCAAACTTGGAAAATTCCAGCATCATAGAGCGTTGGATGACGCAAGAGTAACTGCAAGAGTATTCTTAGAACTTGTTGAATTGTTGAAGAAAAAATCTATAACTACTTTTGACAGGATTAACAAACTCGTTGAGCATATAAATCCACTTTCAAAACATCCTCAACATCTAACAGTTTTAGTACAAAACAGAACAGGTCTTAAAAATCTATACAAGCTTATCTCCAAGTCCCATACAGAAACGTTCTTTGCGGTTCCCCAAGTGCTTCGTTCAGATTTGGAAAAACGCAGGGAAGGCTTGTTATTAGGGACCGGATGTGCAAATTCCGAGGTATTTGAAATCGCTCTTGAGGGAGATAAAGATGCACTAAACGAAATTTTGAAGTTCTACGATTACGTCGAAATCATGCCTCTTGATACGATTACATCAGAAGAATTCACAAAAGAGGAAGCAAAGAAAGCTTATAGGTTGTTGTATGAAGTTGCTAAGGAATTAAACATTCCCGTTGTACTGGTTTCGAACGCGCACTTTTTGGATCCAGAAGACATAAAGGCACGTAAAGTGTTATTGGCTCCACAAAGTAACATTGAAGATGCCGATGCAAATTATTATTTGCGCACGACAGATGAAATGCTTCAAGCTGCGATAGAGATTTTCGAAGATGAAAAAATAGCAAAAGAGGTTGTAATTGAAAATCCCAGAAAGGTAGCTGGACTCATAGAGGAAATCAAACCACTTGAGAAACAGTTGCACCCGCCAAAAATCGAAGGTGCGGAAGAAAAATTGAAAGAAATGACCTACAAACGTGCATACGAATTGTATGGAAATCCGTTGCCTGAAATTGTTGAAAAGCGAATCGAGAAGGAACTAAATAGTATCATAGGTCATGGATATGCAGTTCTCTACATGATTGCTCATCTTATTGTCAAAAAAGCGGGCGAGGATGGATATGTTGTTGGTTCAAGAGGTTCGGTTGGTTCTTCGCTGGTTGCACACCTTGTAGGAATAACCGAAGTCAACCCGTTGCCCGCACATTACAGATGCCCAGATTGCAAATATTTTGAGCTCCATGAAGAAGTGAGTTCTGGTTATGACCTTCCAGACAAACGCTGTCCGAAGTGCGGAGCAAAATTGGAAAAGGCAGGTCAAGATATACCGTTTGAAGTCTTCATGGGATTTGAAGGAGATAAAGTTCCGGATATAGACTTGAATTTCTCAGGTGAATACCAAGACCGTGCGCATAAATTCATAGAAGAATTGTTTGGTAAGTCACACGTTTTCAGGGCAGGGACGATAAGTACGATAGCTGATAGAAGCGCAATTGGATATGTCCGCGCGTATATGGAAGATAAAAATGGTAATATTGTAAATCCACTCAATCCAGCCGAGCAAGAGCGTCTGGCTATGTACGTCACAGGAGTTAAAAGAACAACAGGTCAACACCCAGGTGGACTCATGATTGTTCCTAGTGACTACGATATACACGACTTCACGCCTTATCAACACCCTGCAAACGATAAAAAGTCGGGAGTTTACACCACACACTTCGCTTACGAAGCTATCCATGATGACTTAGTCAAACTCGACGCACTTGGTCACGATGACCCAACGATGATAAAACTACTGTATGAATATAGTGGCGTGGACCCAATGACCATTCCAATGGATGATAAAGCTACGATGAGTATCTTCTCATCAGTCAAGGCACTTGGCGTGGATCCAGAAGAACTGGGAACAGACGTTGGAACAATCGGTATCCCAGAGTTTGGAACAGATTTTGTCATGGGCATGCTTAGAGAGACAAAACCAAAGACTTTTGCAGAATTAGTACGTATATCGGGATTATCACACGGAACAGATGTATGGCTCGGTAATGCACAGACATTGATTGAAAAGAAAATAGCAACGCTTTCAGAAGTTATCTCTTGTCGTGATGATATCATGATTTACCTTATCCACAAAGGTGTTCCGCCGTCAAGCGCGTTTAAGATTATGGAAAACGTGCGTAAAGGTAAGGGATTGAAAGAGGAAGAAGAAAAACTGATGAGAGAATACAATGTCCCAGAATGGTTCATCGAATCCTGTAAGAAAATCAAGTATCTCTTCCCGAAAGCTCATGCAGTGGCTTACGTGAGCATGGCATTCAGAATAGCCTACTTCAAAGTCCATTATCCACTTGCATTCTATGCATCATTTTTCTCAACAAAAGGCGATGAATTTGATGCGGAGCTAATACTAAAAGGCAAAGAAGCGATAAAGAAAAGGCTTATTGAACTCAACAACAGTCCGAAAAAAGATGTTAAGGAAAAGAACGAGGAAAAGGTCCTTGAAGCTGCACTCGAAATGATTTTACGTGGATTTGGGTTTAAGAAACCAGATTTGAGAAGGAGTCATCATTCAAGGTTTATAATAGATGGAAAAGATTTACTTATACCCTTCAACAAAATTCACGGTATAGGGGATAACGTAGCAAAATCGATAGTCCAGCAAAGAGAACTCAAAATGTTTACATCCGTTGAAGACCTCATGACAAGGGCAAAAGTGACCAAAGCACAAGTGGAAGTTCTCAAACGATTGGGAGTATTAGACGGGCTACCAGAAACTGACCAAGCATTTTTGTTCTGA